The Centroberyx gerrardi isolate f3 chromosome 7, fCenGer3.hap1.cur.20231027, whole genome shotgun sequence genome contains a region encoding:
- the pecam1a gene encoding platelet endothelial cell adhesion molecule isoform X2, producing the protein MDSRLAYLLLLLTSLLHFWQCARGQSLYTIDKVVLTIQPSTTVESGTPVTLRCEVSVSHDPQLHLTHSFQFLRYDVPVHSFTTTDTVALYELAPARAADSGAYECQVEVGKKSRTSIRQTLTVTGLQTPVLQLSQTTFFESEELIATCGAPEEKGSLIFHFYQEFRTGPPREIKQVGPSGNSSETKLVLTQAGDSFLYCDYEIPMLTKAGRSNSSNKIQVIVRGLYISPTMNVLPSTTVYEGDIIEVVCKVVSPPRNVDVFLTKDRRVLKKASVSLNHRYTAQAGDSGELVCKAEWGSVQKETYQTVTVKELFSKPQLTVEPIDIFEGKRFKVTCSVSSYSRERIDNETILFSIYKDHVKLSKTDTYSAVAHSSQNGNYTCKAQATTQSNTFIKESTTLVVKAKVPVSQPVLSVVGGTLVLGKPFLLRCHSESGSLPITYTLHGPNRQPDLRVVSRPGDQALFNTSAIQRSSDIRNFLCHARNNEFNPPMTSSDQKLLRMTNIIEPVSKPILTMYPNMGDVSEGQDLTLVCTVQRGTPPINFTWYRTGTDKDGALASQIPPGLKGSHIIKGVSREDGGKYYCLSSNQANEIKSFPVTVGVKLAGWKKGLIAVFCILLTLALVLVILIKKGLLRFKRGRTRELSVKSASTKAERLSLTQAEVNEAANVTPGVMGKSVWSEHVSGSGYEVQLC; encoded by the exons ATGGACTCCAGACTCGCCtacctgctgctgcttctcaccAGTCTGCTGCACTTCT GGCAATGTGCCAGAGGTCAGTCAT TATACACCATAGACAAGGTTGTCCTCACAATCCAACCCAGCACAACAGTAGAGAGCGGAACACCGGTGACCCTGCGCTGCGAGGTCAGCGTCAGTCATGACCCCCAACTCCACCTGACACATAGCTTCCAGTTCCTACGGTACGACGTCCCTGTCCACTCCTTTACCACCACAGACACCGTAGCCCTGTATGAACTTGCCCCAGCCAGGGCGGCCGACTCTGGGGCCTACGAGTGTCAGGTCGAGGTCGGGAAAAAGAGCAGAACCAGCATCCGCCAAACACTCACCGTCACAG GCCTGCAGACCCCTGTGCTGCAGCTCAGTCAGACTACATTCTTTGAGAGTGAGGAGCTCATAGCCACCTGCGGTGCTCCTGAGGAGAAAGGATCCCTGATCTTCCACTTTTACCAGGAATTCAGAACTGGGCCGCCTCGGGAGATCAAGCAGGTGGGTCCCAGTGGGAACTCATCTGAGACCAAGCTGGTCCTGACGCAGGCTGGAGACAGCTTCCTGTACTGTGACTATGAGATCCCCATGCTTACCAAGGCCGGACGctccaacagcagcaacaagatTCAAGTGATTGTCAGAG GACTCTACATCTCCCCTACCATGAATGTGTTGCCCTCCACAACTGTCTATGAAGGTGACATCATCGAGGTGGTCTGTAAAGTGGTGAGCCCACCAAGAAACGTTGACGTGTTCCTGACTAAAGACAGGAGGGTCCTCAAGAAAGCCTCTGTGAGCCTCAATCATCGATACACGGCACAAGCAGGAGACTCTGGGGAGCTTGTGTGCAAGGCAGAGTGGGGCAGCGTGCAGAAAGAAACCTATCAAACAGTCACAGTCAAAG AGCTGTTTTCAAAGCCACAGCTGACAGTGGAGCCCATAGACATATTTGAGGGCAAACGCTTCAAAGTGACCTGCTCCGTGTCCAGTTACTCTCGTGAGAGGATCGACAATGAAACCATACTGTTCTCCATCTACAAAGATCACGTCAAACTGTCcaaaacagacacatacagcGCAGTTGCACACTCTTCCCAAAATGGCAACTACACATGTAAAGCCCAGGCTACTACTCAGAGTAACACTTTTATAAAAGAGAGTACAACACTTGTTGTTAAGGCCAAAG TTCCTGTTTCTCAACCCGTCCTGAGTGTGGTTGGGGGTACGCTGGTGTTGGGAAAGCCCTTCCTGCTGCGCTGCCACAGTGAGAGTGGCAGTCTGCCCATCACCTACACCCTGCATGGCCCCAACAGACAGCCTGACCTCAGGGTGGTGAGCAGGCCGGGAGACCAGGCCCTCTTCAACACCTCAGCCATCCAGAGGAGCTCAGATATCCGCAACTTCCTCTGCCACGCGAGGAACAATGAATTCAACCCCCCAATGACAAGCTCAGACCAGAAGCTGCTACGCATGACCAACATCATAG AGCCTGTGTCGAAGCCAATCCTGACCATGTACCCCAACATGGGGGACGTCTCTGAAGGGCAGGACTTGACTCTTGTCTGCACTGTTCAGAGaggcacccctcccatcaactTCACCTGGTACCGCACTGGTACCGACAAAGACGGCGCTCTTGCTTCCCAGATCCCCCCTGGGCTGAAAGGATCCCACATCATCAAAGGCGTcagcagagaggatggagggaaataCTATTGTCTAAGCAGCAACCAAGCCAACGAAATCAAAAGTTTTCCTGTCACGGTTGGAG TGAAGTTGGCTGGCTGGAAGAAAGGTCTTATAGCAGTCTTCTGCATCCTGCTCACACTGGCCCTCGTCCTTGTTATCCTCATTAAAAAAGGCCTTCTACGGTTTAAGAGAGGCAGAACACGTGAGCTGTCTGT GAAGTCAGCCAGCACCAAAGCAGAGCGGCTAAGCCTCACCCAGGCAGAGGTCAATGAGGCTGCCAATG TCACTCCAGGAGTGATGGGAAAGAGTGTCTGGAGTGAACATGTATCCGGCTCTG GTTATGAAGTTCAGCTTTGTTGA
- the pecam1a gene encoding platelet endothelial cell adhesion molecule isoform X1, whose translation MDSRLAYLLLLLTSLLHFWQCARGQSLYTIDKVVLTIQPSTTVESGTPVTLRCEVSVSHDPQLHLTHSFQFLRYDVPVHSFTTTDTVALYELAPARAADSGAYECQVEVGKKSRTSIRQTLTVTGLQTPVLQLSQTTFFESEELIATCGAPEEKGSLIFHFYQEFRTGPPREIKQVGPSGNSSETKLVLTQAGDSFLYCDYEIPMLTKAGRSNSSNKIQVIVRGLYISPTMNVLPSTTVYEGDIIEVVCKVVSPPRNVDVFLTKDRRVLKKASVSLNHRYTAQAGDSGELVCKAEWGSVQKETYQTVTVKELFSKPQLTVEPIDIFEGKRFKVTCSVSSYSRERIDNETILFSIYKDHVKLSKTDTYSAVAHSSQNGNYTCKAQATTQSNTFIKESTTLVVKAKVPVSQPVLSVVGGTLVLGKPFLLRCHSESGSLPITYTLHGPNRQPDLRVVSRPGDQALFNTSAIQRSSDIRNFLCHARNNEFNPPMTSSDQKLLRMTNIIEPVSKPILTMYPNMGDVSEGQDLTLVCTVQRGTPPINFTWYRTGTDKDGALASQIPPGLKGSHIIKGVSREDGGKYYCLSSNQANEIKSFPVTVGVKLAGWKKGLIAVFCILLTLALVLVILIKKGLLRFKRGRTRELSVKSASTKAERLSLTQAEVNEAANVTPGVMGKSVWSEHVSGSESDDQNSVASPEEPETQYTEVQTKQIDPSRVPAKKGTDTVYSEVRNSKQGASEQADGGSVEYAQLNHDIGHRNDHCNHGNHGDHGDPSVQDDHIDDIDDIDDIDPADQGECNNEPTPNS comes from the exons ATGGACTCCAGACTCGCCtacctgctgctgcttctcaccAGTCTGCTGCACTTCT GGCAATGTGCCAGAGGTCAGTCAT TATACACCATAGACAAGGTTGTCCTCACAATCCAACCCAGCACAACAGTAGAGAGCGGAACACCGGTGACCCTGCGCTGCGAGGTCAGCGTCAGTCATGACCCCCAACTCCACCTGACACATAGCTTCCAGTTCCTACGGTACGACGTCCCTGTCCACTCCTTTACCACCACAGACACCGTAGCCCTGTATGAACTTGCCCCAGCCAGGGCGGCCGACTCTGGGGCCTACGAGTGTCAGGTCGAGGTCGGGAAAAAGAGCAGAACCAGCATCCGCCAAACACTCACCGTCACAG GCCTGCAGACCCCTGTGCTGCAGCTCAGTCAGACTACATTCTTTGAGAGTGAGGAGCTCATAGCCACCTGCGGTGCTCCTGAGGAGAAAGGATCCCTGATCTTCCACTTTTACCAGGAATTCAGAACTGGGCCGCCTCGGGAGATCAAGCAGGTGGGTCCCAGTGGGAACTCATCTGAGACCAAGCTGGTCCTGACGCAGGCTGGAGACAGCTTCCTGTACTGTGACTATGAGATCCCCATGCTTACCAAGGCCGGACGctccaacagcagcaacaagatTCAAGTGATTGTCAGAG GACTCTACATCTCCCCTACCATGAATGTGTTGCCCTCCACAACTGTCTATGAAGGTGACATCATCGAGGTGGTCTGTAAAGTGGTGAGCCCACCAAGAAACGTTGACGTGTTCCTGACTAAAGACAGGAGGGTCCTCAAGAAAGCCTCTGTGAGCCTCAATCATCGATACACGGCACAAGCAGGAGACTCTGGGGAGCTTGTGTGCAAGGCAGAGTGGGGCAGCGTGCAGAAAGAAACCTATCAAACAGTCACAGTCAAAG AGCTGTTTTCAAAGCCACAGCTGACAGTGGAGCCCATAGACATATTTGAGGGCAAACGCTTCAAAGTGACCTGCTCCGTGTCCAGTTACTCTCGTGAGAGGATCGACAATGAAACCATACTGTTCTCCATCTACAAAGATCACGTCAAACTGTCcaaaacagacacatacagcGCAGTTGCACACTCTTCCCAAAATGGCAACTACACATGTAAAGCCCAGGCTACTACTCAGAGTAACACTTTTATAAAAGAGAGTACAACACTTGTTGTTAAGGCCAAAG TTCCTGTTTCTCAACCCGTCCTGAGTGTGGTTGGGGGTACGCTGGTGTTGGGAAAGCCCTTCCTGCTGCGCTGCCACAGTGAGAGTGGCAGTCTGCCCATCACCTACACCCTGCATGGCCCCAACAGACAGCCTGACCTCAGGGTGGTGAGCAGGCCGGGAGACCAGGCCCTCTTCAACACCTCAGCCATCCAGAGGAGCTCAGATATCCGCAACTTCCTCTGCCACGCGAGGAACAATGAATTCAACCCCCCAATGACAAGCTCAGACCAGAAGCTGCTACGCATGACCAACATCATAG AGCCTGTGTCGAAGCCAATCCTGACCATGTACCCCAACATGGGGGACGTCTCTGAAGGGCAGGACTTGACTCTTGTCTGCACTGTTCAGAGaggcacccctcccatcaactTCACCTGGTACCGCACTGGTACCGACAAAGACGGCGCTCTTGCTTCCCAGATCCCCCCTGGGCTGAAAGGATCCCACATCATCAAAGGCGTcagcagagaggatggagggaaataCTATTGTCTAAGCAGCAACCAAGCCAACGAAATCAAAAGTTTTCCTGTCACGGTTGGAG TGAAGTTGGCTGGCTGGAAGAAAGGTCTTATAGCAGTCTTCTGCATCCTGCTCACACTGGCCCTCGTCCTTGTTATCCTCATTAAAAAAGGCCTTCTACGGTTTAAGAGAGGCAGAACACGTGAGCTGTCTGT GAAGTCAGCCAGCACCAAAGCAGAGCGGCTAAGCCTCACCCAGGCAGAGGTCAATGAGGCTGCCAATG TCACTCCAGGAGTGATGGGAAAGAGTGTCTGGAGTGAACATGTATCCGGCTCTG AGTCTGATGACCAGAACAGTGTGGCCTCTCCAGAGGAACCAGAGACACAATACACAGAGGTCCAGACCAAACAGATAGACCCTAGCAGAG TCCCGGCGAAGAAGGGCACGGACACGGTGTACAGCGAAGTACGGAACTCCAAGCAAG GTGCTTCAGAACAGGCTGATGGC ggGTCAGTTGAATATGCCCAGCTGAATCACGATATCGGCCACCGCAACGACCActgtaaccatggcaaccatgGCGACCACGGTGACCCCAGCGTCCAGGATGACCACATTGATGACATCGATGACATTGATGACATTGACCCTGCTGACCAAGGGGAATGCAATAATGAGCCAACGCCAAACTCTTAA